In Thermococcus thioreducens, a genomic segment contains:
- a CDS encoding ABC transporter permease subunit has protein sequence MRGRWHLYLGVLIKNLVLFLIGVLILDYMAVLGHINAELYNSDVYGDYLDMVSHLPESVKKVIEKHVSLEQLAREMAMDALGLSSIRELMKDHLQVAYDFLSNPFEKTGSGYEYYTYILKSLLLVVLTELFILTFGLYLGLRAGYKGGKTDRLLSLLTPLFSAIPSWFIAVVLLYMLYWKVSLLPIDFEGYLRRTSIDGGSLPVVYIIGLLLPVFTLVVAMIWEYAFNVRNLVRFESNEGHVLYDRAKGLPDRRIMKKLLRTALPAFLTFTTYNFLEIMMSAFVVEVIFDIHGVGWILAYSFRLGHGVNGVAFRYNSYGVFFAAFVMMLFYFINAVVMESLYIHLDPRVGKEGRE, from the coding sequence ATGCGCGGAAGATGGCATTTATACCTTGGAGTGCTCATTAAAAACCTAGTCCTGTTCCTGATCGGAGTACTGATTCTTGATTATATGGCCGTCCTCGGGCACATCAACGCAGAGCTGTACAACAGCGATGTCTATGGGGATTACCTTGACATGGTGAGCCACCTTCCGGAGAGCGTCAAAAAGGTCATAGAAAAACACGTCAGCCTCGAACAGCTGGCTAGAGAAATGGCCATGGACGCCCTCGGGCTCTCCAGCATACGGGAGCTCATGAAAGACCATCTCCAGGTGGCGTACGACTTCCTCAGCAACCCCTTTGAAAAAACGGGGAGCGGGTACGAGTACTACACATACATCCTGAAGAGCCTTCTGCTCGTGGTCCTGACCGAACTGTTCATACTGACGTTCGGCCTCTATCTGGGGCTGAGGGCGGGCTATAAGGGCGGCAAGACGGACAGGCTCCTATCCCTCCTCACCCCGCTCTTCTCGGCGATTCCTTCATGGTTCATAGCCGTTGTGCTCCTCTACATGCTGTACTGGAAGGTATCTCTCCTCCCAATAGACTTTGAGGGCTACCTACGGAGGACCTCTATTGATGGAGGCTCCCTGCCCGTTGTATATATCATCGGGCTTCTCCTACCGGTTTTCACCCTGGTTGTGGCGATGATATGGGAGTATGCATTCAACGTAAGGAACCTCGTCAGGTTTGAGAGCAACGAAGGTCACGTCCTGTACGACCGGGCGAAGGGCCTGCCAGATAGGAGGATAATGAAGAAACTCCTGAGAACCGCGCTGCCGGCGTTTCTGACGTTTACCACCTACAACTTCCTGGAGATCATGATGAGCGCCTTTGTAGTTGAGGTCATATTCGACATCCACGGCGTGGGCTGGATACTCGCCTACTCCTTCAGGCTGGGGCACGGTGTGAACGGTGTGGCATTTCGCTACAACAGCTACGGGGTCTTCTTCGCGGCTTTCGTTATGATGCTGTTCTACTTCATAAACGCCGTTGTTATGGAGTCGCTCTACATACACCTCGACCCCAGGGTAGGAAAGGAGGGACGCGAATGA
- a CDS encoding 7-cyano-7-deazaguanine synthase yields MLKCSLCIHDERTAKIDIIDGRPICRECQVYLKHPLNRQKIRAELEELMKKVDRAIVAYSGGKDSTVALYLAKEVYNVPELEAVMVDHGFMAKEAIENAERIARALDVPFTVLRYDYSDIFREALLKGDSPCRRCSRRTLKKLHKYALRNGYRYIITGHELPFGHRPYRPMKGGVVQIRLLSMMPEKERLELLKGLPFEFPKLPGYTTNCLVLGPALERYWEKHGHSFEQRRIAALVRYGLMDREKAERELSRPIVPEFQRKIVLQRLGLGYALNLQSCAHYL; encoded by the coding sequence ATGCTCAAGTGCTCACTCTGCATCCACGATGAGAGAACCGCAAAGATAGACATAATCGACGGCAGGCCAATCTGCAGGGAATGCCAGGTCTACCTAAAGCACCCCCTCAACAGGCAGAAAATCCGCGCCGAGCTTGAGGAGCTTATGAAGAAAGTTGACAGGGCAATCGTTGCCTACTCCGGCGGCAAAGACAGCACGGTAGCGCTGTATCTGGCAAAGGAGGTGTACAATGTCCCGGAACTGGAGGCGGTCATGGTCGACCACGGGTTTATGGCGAAAGAAGCCATAGAAAACGCGGAGAGGATTGCCAGGGCACTTGACGTCCCGTTCACGGTTCTGCGCTATGATTACTCAGACATTTTCCGCGAGGCCCTTCTCAAAGGGGATTCCCCCTGCAGGCGCTGTTCCAGGAGAACCCTGAAAAAACTTCACAAATACGCCCTCAGAAACGGCTACCGGTACATCATAACGGGCCACGAGCTTCCCTTCGGACACCGCCCCTACCGGCCCATGAAGGGGGGAGTGGTTCAGATAAGGCTCCTCTCCATGATGCCCGAGAAGGAGAGGCTTGAACTCCTCAAAGGCCTCCCCTTCGAGTTCCCAAAGCTACCGGGATACACCACCAACTGCCTCGTCCTCGGCCCGGCGCTTGAGAGGTACTGGGAGAAGCACGGCCACAGCTTTGAGCAGAGGAGGATAGCAGCGCTCGTGAGATACGGTCTCATGGACAGGGAAAAGGCCGAGAGGGAGCTCTCAAGGCCCATTGTGCCGGAGTTCCAGAGAAAGATTGTACTGCAACGTTTGGGTCTTGGGTATGCCCTTAACCTCCAGTCGTGTGCACACTATTTGTAA
- a CDS encoding ABC transporter ATP-binding protein, with protein sequence MARNVLEVKDLKMYYFTSKGVVKAVDNISFNLRKGEVLGLAGESGCGKSSLGFTLMGMPTPPGKIVSGSVKIDGREIVGLPEDVLRKEIRWQKISMIFQGAMNALNPVYTVGYQMTEPLILHKGMSKDEALDRAQKYLELVGLDPEIVYRYPHELSGGMKQRVIIATALLLEPDVVIADEPTTALDVVVQAQIINLMKKLKKELGLSMIFITHDLSILAEISDRVAIMYAGKIVEIGDSEKVYYEPAHPYTQKLLSAIPRLHEDVEKLEFIPGQPPNLINPPKGCRFHPRCPYAMQVCKEQEPELKEVDKDHYAACWLL encoded by the coding sequence ATGGCTAGGAACGTACTCGAAGTTAAAGACCTCAAGATGTATTACTTCACCAGCAAGGGTGTCGTCAAGGCCGTCGACAACATCTCGTTCAACCTCAGGAAGGGTGAAGTGCTGGGACTTGCCGGTGAGAGCGGATGCGGCAAGTCCTCCCTTGGTTTTACCCTTATGGGAATGCCGACTCCGCCGGGCAAAATCGTCAGCGGTAGCGTGAAGATTGACGGGAGGGAAATAGTTGGTCTCCCGGAGGATGTCCTTAGGAAGGAGATACGCTGGCAGAAGATATCCATGATCTTCCAGGGTGCAATGAACGCCCTCAACCCCGTCTATACCGTCGGATATCAGATGACCGAGCCGCTGATACTCCACAAGGGTATGAGCAAGGATGAGGCCCTTGACAGGGCCCAGAAGTACCTTGAGCTCGTCGGTCTCGACCCCGAGATAGTCTACCGCTACCCGCACGAGCTTTCAGGTGGTATGAAGCAGCGTGTCATCATCGCCACGGCCCTCCTCCTTGAGCCCGACGTCGTTATCGCTGATGAGCCAACGACTGCTCTCGACGTCGTTGTTCAGGCTCAGATCATCAACCTCATGAAGAAGCTGAAGAAGGAGCTTGGCCTTTCAATGATATTCATCACCCACGACCTTAGTATACTCGCCGAGATCAGCGACCGCGTTGCCATCATGTACGCAGGTAAGATCGTTGAGATAGGAGACAGCGAGAAGGTCTACTACGAGCCGGCCCACCCGTACACCCAGAAGCTTCTCTCGGCAATACCGAGACTGCATGAGGACGTGGAGAAGCTGGAGTTCATCCCGGGACAGCCGCCCAACCTCATCAACCCGCCCAAAGGATGCCGCTTCCACCCGAGGTGCCCGTACGCAATGCAGGTTTGTAAGGAGCAGGAACCCGAGCTTAAGGAAGTTGATAAGGATCACTATGCCGCATGCTGGCTGCTGTGA
- a CDS encoding ABC transporter substrate-binding protein, with product MLFSIFSVHAVSAADYTPKDIPLNSDEAKARFKADLQWYLQYGHFVISNGPYMLVMYSPENLYLKLEKFTGARTIYTNTLPKDGYADVIEYQGVQNPENVILQIAKGEYDLGMFAFAAGKYQGLGADVLANLNLYKSASSYNELTFNTYHDPDKDAPLVTVGDQVYFNPFAIREVRFAMNFLVSRDYIVQNIYQGSGAPMLGCIRPSHPANKYFEPVYKALGITGAGNEQLALQMIDQAMQKAAQEVANYGHTLEKKDGMWYFDGQPVTVKFIIRIEDERKEIGLYVADLLEKKVGFKVDRLLWDRQKAGQVVFAKPPSNYEWNIYTGGWGTSGIPSVWIDDYTAWFYAAWYGYVPGAVEPKHVNTVTVEEALKYIGNGDVNAGLQKIGAEYYTNADKLGPMLKWTEEELTYLLTYFVISKDAVEGTPHINADLVPTDPIKITTKEQYWDLQKISMLIGLLESERVFMIETWEFYPANKQRVVKIVPEASTGIGQRWSIMTAQTPDKHLKIAQFASTGAMFMSAFNPVGGLSDVYSVRVWNLIRDYGATTNFDGIVTPYRCKWNLERGDFTVPDDAVIYNQTQGWIAENAGKTAKVKVTVTCDFGEWHNGVKGNIDDLKYYIAFLYTWAYKDGADDPYYDEGLGGTAGTLGNILGWQWTDDGYVVYGTYEHPLADDMTAGFYVFYPTLPWELYWAMGELVAKSKEYGIDKTYSFSSGAEGVLWLDLLTKEHVDDLANVMLKISGLTWDDVTKTPTTTQPPTTSSPSPTETTSSPSPTQSPTETTTTPTGGTSTTTYVVVGLVIIIIAGAAWYFTKKK from the coding sequence ATGTTGTTTAGTATTTTTTCAGTCCATGCAGTCAGCGCCGCTGACTACACCCCCAAGGACATACCCCTGAACAGCGACGAGGCCAAGGCCCGCTTCAAGGCCGACCTCCAGTGGTACCTCCAGTACGGCCACTTCGTTATCAGCAATGGTCCGTACATGCTCGTCATGTACTCCCCGGAGAACCTCTACCTCAAGCTTGAGAAGTTCACCGGTGCGAGGACCATCTACACCAACACCCTCCCGAAGGACGGTTATGCCGACGTCATTGAGTACCAGGGTGTCCAGAACCCCGAGAACGTTATCCTCCAGATCGCCAAGGGTGAGTACGACCTCGGTATGTTTGCCTTCGCTGCTGGAAAGTACCAGGGTCTTGGTGCCGATGTTCTCGCGAACCTTAACCTCTATAAGAGTGCCAGCTCCTACAATGAGTTGACCTTCAACACCTACCACGACCCGGACAAGGACGCTCCGCTCGTTACCGTTGGTGACCAGGTCTACTTCAACCCGTTCGCCATCAGGGAAGTTAGGTTTGCGATGAACTTCCTCGTCAGCAGGGACTACATCGTCCAGAACATCTACCAGGGTAGCGGTGCCCCGATGCTCGGCTGTATAAGGCCCAGCCACCCGGCCAACAAGTACTTCGAGCCGGTTTACAAGGCCCTTGGAATAACCGGCGCCGGCAACGAGCAGTTGGCCCTCCAGATGATTGACCAGGCCATGCAGAAAGCCGCTCAGGAGGTTGCCAACTACGGCCACACCCTTGAGAAGAAGGATGGAATGTGGTACTTTGACGGCCAGCCGGTTACCGTCAAGTTCATCATCCGTATCGAGGACGAGAGGAAGGAGATTGGTCTCTACGTTGCCGACCTGCTTGAGAAGAAGGTTGGCTTCAAGGTTGACAGGCTCCTCTGGGACAGGCAGAAGGCCGGTCAGGTCGTCTTCGCCAAGCCGCCGAGCAACTACGAGTGGAACATCTACACCGGCGGATGGGGTACCAGCGGTATCCCGAGCGTCTGGATTGACGACTACACCGCCTGGTTCTACGCCGCCTGGTACGGATACGTTCCGGGTGCAGTTGAGCCCAAGCACGTCAACACCGTTACCGTTGAGGAGGCACTCAAGTACATAGGCAACGGCGATGTTAACGCCGGTCTCCAGAAGATAGGCGCCGAGTACTACACCAACGCAGACAAGCTCGGTCCGATGCTTAAGTGGACCGAGGAGGAGCTCACCTACCTGCTGACCTACTTCGTTATCAGCAAGGATGCTGTCGAGGGAACCCCGCACATCAACGCCGACCTTGTTCCGACCGACCCGATCAAGATAACCACCAAGGAGCAGTACTGGGACCTCCAGAAGATAAGCATGCTCATAGGCCTCCTCGAGAGCGAGAGGGTCTTCATGATCGAGACCTGGGAGTTCTACCCGGCCAACAAGCAGAGGGTCGTTAAGATCGTCCCCGAGGCCAGCACCGGTATCGGCCAGCGCTGGAGCATCATGACCGCCCAGACTCCGGACAAGCACCTCAAGATCGCCCAGTTCGCCTCAACCGGTGCCATGTTCATGAGCGCCTTCAACCCGGTTGGTGGTCTGAGCGATGTTTACAGCGTCAGGGTCTGGAACCTTATCAGGGACTACGGTGCCACCACCAACTTCGACGGTATCGTCACCCCGTACAGGTGCAAGTGGAACCTTGAGCGCGGTGATTTCACTGTCCCGGACGATGCAGTTATCTACAACCAGACCCAGGGCTGGATAGCCGAGAACGCTGGCAAGACCGCCAAGGTTAAGGTTACCGTCACCTGTGACTTTGGCGAGTGGCACAACGGTGTTAAGGGCAACATCGACGACCTCAAGTACTACATAGCCTTCCTCTACACCTGGGCCTACAAGGACGGTGCCGACGACCCGTACTACGATGAGGGTCTTGGTGGAACCGCTGGAACGCTCGGCAACATCCTCGGCTGGCAGTGGACAGATGACGGCTACGTCGTCTACGGTACCTACGAGCACCCGCTCGCCGACGACATGACCGCAGGATTCTACGTGTTCTACCCGACCCTGCCGTGGGAGCTCTACTGGGCCATGGGAGAGCTCGTCGCCAAGAGCAAGGAGTACGGAATTGACAAGACCTACTCCTTCAGCAGCGGTGCCGAGGGAGTCCTCTGGCTCGACCTCCTCACCAAGGAGCACGTCGACGACCTCGCCAATGTCATGCTCAAGATCTCAGGCCTTACATGGGACGACGTAACTAAGACCCCCACGACCACTCAGCCGCCCACCACCAGCAGTCCGAGCCCGACCGAGACCACCAGCAGTCCGAGCCCGACCCAGAGCCCGACCGAGACCACCACGACCCCGACCGGCGGAACCAGCACAACCACCTACGTCGTTGTCGGCCTGGTGATAATCATCATAGCAGGAGCCGCCTGGTACTTCACCAAGAAGAAGTGA
- a CDS encoding ABC transporter ATP-binding protein: MAEPILKVENLKKYFPIKRGFIDTIKGAPQKKVHAVDGISFEIYKQQVFALVGESGCGKSTTGKLIVKLLEPTDGRIYLEGKDVTNVKTKEEILDYRRHVQMIFQDPFSSMNPRFRIFDILEEPLLIHGIGETKAEREELIYKALEMVKITPPEDYVGRFPHMLSGGQRQRVAIARALILNPTFIVADEPVSMLDVSIRAEILELMKELKEKMGVTYLYITHDMSTARYFADWMAVMYLGRIVEMGPVEKVIDNPLHPYTRALLAAVPEPKPERRNVIKELPIRGEVPNAVDIPPGCRFHPRCIYAQKGLCDTKHPQLVEYEHNHWAECHLVGKY; the protein is encoded by the coding sequence ATGGCGGAGCCGATACTCAAGGTTGAAAACCTCAAGAAGTACTTCCCGATCAAGAGGGGCTTCATCGACACGATCAAGGGCGCCCCCCAGAAAAAGGTTCACGCGGTGGACGGCATTAGCTTTGAGATATACAAGCAGCAGGTCTTTGCCCTCGTTGGTGAGAGCGGGTGTGGTAAGTCCACCACAGGAAAGCTGATCGTTAAACTGCTGGAGCCCACCGATGGAAGGATATACCTTGAGGGCAAGGACGTGACCAACGTCAAGACCAAGGAGGAGATACTCGACTACAGAAGGCACGTGCAGATGATATTCCAGGATCCGTTCAGCTCAATGAACCCGAGGTTCAGGATATTCGACATCCTTGAGGAACCGCTTCTCATACACGGCATCGGCGAAACCAAGGCCGAGCGTGAGGAGCTCATCTACAAGGCCCTTGAGATGGTCAAGATAACCCCACCGGAGGACTACGTCGGCAGGTTCCCGCACATGCTGTCCGGTGGTCAGAGGCAGCGTGTCGCTATTGCAAGGGCCCTCATCCTGAACCCGACCTTCATCGTTGCCGACGAGCCGGTCTCGATGCTCGACGTGTCCATCCGTGCCGAGATCCTTGAGCTGATGAAGGAGCTCAAGGAGAAGATGGGCGTCACCTACCTCTACATCACCCACGACATGTCTACGGCCAGGTACTTCGCCGACTGGATGGCGGTCATGTACCTCGGAAGGATAGTCGAGATGGGTCCGGTCGAGAAGGTCATTGACAACCCGCTTCACCCCTACACCAGAGCGTTGCTGGCGGCGGTTCCCGAGCCGAAGCCAGAAAGGAGAAACGTCATCAAGGAGCTGCCGATCAGGGGTGAGGTGCCCAACGCCGTCGACATACCGCCCGGGTGCCGCTTCCACCCGAGGTGTATCTACGCCCAGAAGGGACTCTGCGACACCAAACACCCGCAGCTCGTCGAGTACGAGCACAACCACTGGGCCGAGTGCCACCTCGTTGGCAAGTACTGA
- a CDS encoding ABC transporter permease, producing MRWVDVKEGFKEFLEEFKREKTGIAGVILLVILVLVALTAPYTTIPDLPEKWRSSAYWEDNPKNVPPTWYNMFTSQKLVPQEVYYINDLKITHPSDTRTVIEADYNFPNRYILGPQGIIIRGLNVSVGDPMNAPVFDLYLLRPDGKKIPLLKNKPLSAGTISVGRDSTISANVYIWLVNVTEGREITMFEVPLQTILISDMVAPMFAKVEPGMNVTQIIENPEPLWGNYKLVLDINNPAPDKNKIMLDNIKVTFLGRSYGTMGTDYLGRDLWAGIIWGSRVSLTIGVLVSVLSTVIGLVYGVTSAYLGGNADEFMMRINEIFASIPSLPILILIGATMGHITLMFIVLLLVIFGWMGIARISRSMALQIKEQTYIEAARALGAGNGRIIFKHILPQLLPYAFAVIALSVPSAVIAEASLSFLGIGDPTAVTWGQILNAAQNQAATTKGYWWWVLPPGLGIAVVGLTFVLIGTALDKILNPRLRRL from the coding sequence ATGAGATGGGTCGACGTCAAAGAAGGATTTAAGGAATTCCTTGAAGAATTCAAGAGGGAGAAGACCGGCATAGCCGGTGTCATTCTCCTTGTTATCCTTGTCCTTGTTGCACTCACTGCACCGTACACCACCATACCGGATCTGCCAGAGAAGTGGAGGAGCTCCGCCTACTGGGAGGACAACCCCAAGAACGTTCCTCCGACCTGGTACAATATGTTCACCTCCCAGAAGCTTGTTCCTCAGGAAGTATACTACATCAACGACCTGAAGATAACTCACCCCTCCGATACAAGGACTGTAATTGAAGCTGATTACAACTTCCCCAACCGCTATATCCTGGGGCCGCAGGGCATAATTATACGTGGGCTGAACGTATCTGTTGGCGATCCAATGAATGCCCCAGTATTTGACCTGTACCTCCTGAGGCCGGATGGGAAGAAAATCCCCCTACTCAAAAACAAGCCCCTGAGCGCAGGCACGATCTCCGTGGGCAGGGACAGTACGATATCGGCCAACGTCTACATATGGCTCGTCAACGTCACAGAGGGCAGGGAGATAACCATGTTTGAAGTTCCACTTCAGACGATCCTTATCAGCGACATGGTCGCCCCAATGTTTGCCAAGGTTGAGCCCGGGATGAACGTGACCCAGATAATAGAAAACCCCGAGCCCCTCTGGGGCAATTACAAGCTTGTCCTCGATATAAACAACCCCGCACCCGACAAGAACAAGATTATGCTTGATAACATAAAGGTGACCTTCCTTGGAAGGAGCTACGGAACAATGGGTACCGACTACCTTGGCAGGGATCTCTGGGCCGGCATCATCTGGGGTAGCAGAGTTTCGCTGACCATTGGTGTGCTCGTCTCCGTCCTAAGCACCGTCATCGGCCTTGTATACGGAGTTACCAGTGCATACCTCGGTGGAAACGCCGACGAGTTCATGATGCGTATCAACGAGATATTTGCCTCAATTCCGAGCCTGCCGATACTTATCCTCATCGGAGCCACAATGGGACACATAACACTAATGTTCATAGTGCTGCTGTTGGTCATCTTCGGATGGATGGGAATAGCAAGGATTTCGAGAAGTATGGCGCTCCAGATCAAGGAGCAGACGTACATTGAGGCGGCTAGGGCACTCGGTGCCGGCAACGGCAGGATAATCTTCAAGCACATCCTGCCCCAGCTCCTTCCCTATGCCTTCGCGGTCATAGCCCTCAGCGTTCCGAGCGCGGTTATCGCCGAGGCTTCACTGAGCTTCCTCGGTATCGGTGACCCGACGGCCGTTACGTGGGGTCAGATACTCAACGCGGCCCAGAATCAGGCGGCAACGACCAAGGGCTACTGGTGGTGGGTTCTCCCGCCCGGGCTTGGAATCGCTGTCGTCGGCCTTACCTTCGTCCTCATAGGTACGGCCCTCGATAAGATACTCAACCCGAGGCTCAGGAGGCTGTGA
- a CDS encoding dihydroorotate dehydrogenase electron transfer subunit: MLERVELREVWNVAEDVKAFRFDKKLEFRAGQFIMVWLPGVGEKPFSLAWRDLIVVKRVGPFTSRLFEIEEGDHVWIRGPYGRGFEPRGERIALVGGGIGIPPLYAFARQNRKKLGGITLIYGARSRDELALMDVEDYVDEVIITTDDGSAGRRGFPTEVLAERKGEFDWAYACGPEPMLKTVLRVMNYENVQISAERYMKCGIGVCGSCNLGKYLVCRDGPVFDGFQLRGLL; encoded by the coding sequence ATGCTGGAAAGGGTAGAGCTTAGGGAAGTTTGGAACGTTGCAGAGGACGTTAAAGCGTTCCGCTTCGATAAGAAGCTGGAATTCAGGGCGGGACAGTTCATAATGGTCTGGCTTCCCGGAGTCGGTGAGAAGCCCTTCAGCCTGGCGTGGAGAGACCTGATAGTGGTCAAGCGCGTCGGCCCGTTCACATCAAGGCTCTTCGAGATCGAGGAAGGTGACCACGTCTGGATCCGCGGGCCGTACGGCAGGGGCTTCGAGCCCAGGGGGGAGAGGATAGCCCTCGTGGGTGGCGGGATAGGGATTCCCCCACTATACGCCTTCGCAAGGCAGAACAGGAAAAAGTTGGGAGGTATCACGCTCATCTATGGTGCCCGCTCAAGGGACGAGCTGGCACTGATGGACGTTGAGGATTATGTTGACGAGGTCATCATAACCACAGACGACGGCTCGGCCGGAAGGAGGGGCTTTCCAACAGAGGTTCTCGCCGAAAGAAAGGGAGAATTTGACTGGGCCTATGCCTGCGGCCCGGAGCCGATGCTCAAGACCGTTCTCAGGGTCATGAACTATGAGAACGTCCAGATATCGGCTGAACGCTACATGAAGTGTGGAATCGGCGTATGCGGTTCCTGCAACCTCGGAAAGTACCTCGTCTGCAGAGACGGCCCTGTCTTCGACGGCTTCCAGCTGAGGGGACTGCTCTGA
- a CDS encoding ABC transporter permease, which produces MGYLKYLAFRIVNALLVLLIVTFIISALFVRVAEESNRSKMYEELMLWERTEGAKIKQSQGLEAFEQAKAAKQASLEEKYELNIPYWQKVYRKAVRTLKLDFGTTSMPIFGTNNVSDIIKVAVPRSILLFTTATIIVIILGIFLGVRAARHAGSVFDRGLSIFALLTYSLPMWWTGMMFLLIFAFKLGWFPLSSMFDPQLTGWAHVKDVLWKLALPVFTYVFVVFGGWAWTTRNIMIGTLQEDFIMAAKAKGVPEHKIIYGHALRAAAPPIVTMIIFALLGSLGGAIISELVFNYPGMGRLYWVALQQNETNLLIGLTYFFTVLYLAGVVLADMIYGFLDPRVKVGASARM; this is translated from the coding sequence ATGGGGTATCTCAAGTACCTTGCATTTAGAATTGTGAATGCCCTTCTTGTTTTGTTGATAGTAACCTTTATTATTTCAGCATTGTTCGTTAGGGTTGCCGAAGAAAGCAACAGGTCGAAGATGTATGAAGAACTAATGCTTTGGGAAAGAACTGAAGGTGCTAAAATCAAGCAGAGCCAGGGCCTTGAGGCCTTTGAACAGGCAAAGGCTGCAAAGCAGGCATCTCTTGAGGAGAAGTACGAACTGAACATCCCGTACTGGCAGAAGGTTTACAGAAAGGCCGTTCGTACTCTCAAGCTTGACTTCGGAACGACGAGCATGCCGATTTTCGGTACGAACAACGTCTCCGACATCATTAAGGTCGCCGTCCCAAGGAGTATCCTGCTCTTCACAACGGCAACGATAATAGTCATCATACTTGGTATCTTCCTTGGGGTTAGGGCTGCAAGGCACGCGGGCAGTGTCTTTGACAGGGGCCTTTCTATCTTTGCACTGCTCACGTACAGTCTGCCGATGTGGTGGACCGGAATGATGTTCCTCCTGATATTCGCATTCAAGCTCGGCTGGTTCCCGCTCAGTTCAATGTTCGACCCACAGCTCACCGGCTGGGCCCACGTTAAGGACGTCCTCTGGAAGCTTGCCCTCCCGGTGTTCACCTACGTCTTCGTCGTCTTTGGAGGCTGGGCGTGGACAACCAGAAACATCATGATAGGAACCCTTCAGGAGGACTTCATCATGGCCGCCAAGGCCAAGGGTGTTCCCGAGCACAAGATCATCTACGGCCACGCCCTCCGTGCCGCTGCCCCGCCGATAGTCACCATGATAATCTTCGCCCTCCTTGGATCGCTCGGCGGTGCAATCATCAGCGAGCTCGTCTTCAACTACCCCGGAATGGGCAGGCTCTACTGGGTTGCCCTCCAGCAGAACGAGACCAACCTCCTCATAGGGCTGACGTACTTCTTCACGGTGCTCTACCTGGCAGGAGTGGTTCTGGCTGACATGATCTACGGATTCCTCGACCCGCGTGTCAAGGTCGGTGCTTCCGCCAGGATGTGA
- a CDS encoding dihydroorotase, with translation MYDLVLKGKFLKGRKLIDGSIGVLDGKISRISTGELKGEETVRIGRGKVILPGLIDVHVHLRDFRQRSKETIRTGTMSALHGGITAVFDMPNTDPPVLDSSTFRRREAAFSGRAYTDYALSFLLNGNCDEAKKAQADFYKIFMGASTGGIFSSDFESDYFCAPGIVSVHAEDAGLIQKKPERPPEAEITAIKRALKAAEKFRKPLNICHVSTGGGISSILRASLPWVSFEVTPHHLFLTKKDYERNPLLKVYPPLRAEEHRRALWENFSRIPIIASDHAPHTPEDKENGAAGIPGLETEVALLLDAVNRGMLELQDIVEKMHGNPVRIFGIRNKGLEAGKDADFTVVDLKKEWMVKPEEFYTKAKWSPWEGRKLRGKVVMTVLRGNVVMEEDEIIGNPQGGRVDAGKGRA, from the coding sequence ATGTACGACCTTGTCCTGAAAGGCAAATTCTTAAAGGGTAGGAAACTGATAGACGGGAGCATAGGGGTTCTTGACGGCAAAATTTCCAGAATATCCACCGGAGAATTAAAGGGAGAAGAAACGGTTAGGATCGGGCGTGGAAAGGTCATTCTTCCAGGCCTCATAGACGTTCACGTCCATCTCAGAGACTTTCGGCAGCGTTCCAAAGAGACAATCCGAACCGGTACTATGTCGGCGCTTCACGGCGGCATAACGGCTGTTTTTGACATGCCGAACACTGACCCACCGGTACTCGACTCATCGACATTTCGGAGAAGAGAAGCGGCATTCTCCGGTAGGGCATACACAGATTACGCGCTAAGTTTTCTCCTGAACGGTAACTGCGATGAAGCCAAAAAGGCGCAGGCAGACTTTTATAAAATATTCATGGGCGCCTCAACGGGTGGGATTTTTTCCAGCGACTTTGAAAGCGATTACTTCTGCGCCCCAGGGATCGTCAGCGTTCATGCCGAGGACGCCGGACTAATCCAGAAAAAACCTGAAAGACCACCAGAGGCCGAGATAACCGCCATAAAACGCGCCCTGAAAGCCGCCGAGAAATTCAGAAAACCCCTCAACATCTGCCATGTCTCCACTGGGGGCGGAATAAGCTCCATACTTAGAGCCAGCCTGCCGTGGGTCAGCTTCGAGGTCACACCACACCACCTCTTCCTGACGAAGAAGGACTACGAAAGGAACCCGCTCCTAAAGGTCTATCCTCCGCTGAGGGCCGAGGAACACAGGAGAGCACTCTGGGAGAACTTTTCCCGGATTCCAATAATAGCAAGCGATCACGCGCCCCACACACCGGAGGACAAGGAAAACGGAGCCGCTGGAATTCCCGGGCTGGAGACAGAGGTGGCACTTCTCCTCGATGCGGTGAACAGGGGGATGCTGGAGCTCCAAGATATAGTGGAAAAGATGCACGGGAATCCAGTTAGAATATTTGGAATAAGAAACAAGGGTCTCGAAGCCGGCAAAGACGCCGACTTCACGGTGGTGGATCTCAAGAAAGAGTGGATGGTTAAGCCGGAGGAATTTTACACAAAGGCCAAATGGAGCCCGTGGGAGGGCAGAAAGCTGAGGGGGAAGGTCGTGATGACGGTTCTCAGGGGAAACGTCGTCATGGAAGAGGACGAAATCATAGGAAATCCCCAGGGGGGCAGGGTAGATGCTGGAAAGGGTAGAGCTTAG